The DNA sequence CGCTGGTCGCGCCTTATCCGGCGCACTCCTCCTCACTGCGCTCGTCGGACTGCTGTTCATCGCGGGGCTGGCGGCAGCGCTCGCCAGCGCCGCACGTCGGCACCTCTTCATCCCCGCGATCGGAGTGCCGGAGACCTGGGCATGGGTACTCGTTCTGCCATGGGTCCTGGTCGTGCTGACGTCCGTCGTCGCAGTCCTTGCCGTGAGGTCGCGAGCCGCGGGTCATGCGCTCGGCATCGCCGGTGGGAGCGCTGCGATTGGATCAGGTCTGTTGCTCGCGACGTGGCTGATCAACCTGTACGCCTGACGTGCGGGTGGCGGCCGGTGGTCGGAACACTGCCGCCTGATGCAGATGTGCACTCGGATGGCCCCGCTCTCACGCCGATTGCGTTTGCATGGAAACACCGGACTCGAAGGGGGAACAGGTGAGCCATCATGTGACAGGCAGGTTCAACATAAAGCGTCGCACCTTCGTCCAGTCCGCCGCGGCCGCGATCGCGACCCTGTCGCTGCCGAACCCCACGGTATTGGCCTCCCCCAACCCGCGCCGCGCGCATATCCGCGCGGACGTGGAGGCAGTGACGGGTGACGGCAGGACCGTGATCCTGACCGACGCGGCCCTCGCCGACCTGCGCGCGCGCCTCCGCGGTTCCCTGCTCCTGGCCGACGATCCGGGCTACGACGACGCGCGCCTGATCCTGAACCCGGCCTTTGACCGACACCCCGCACTCATCGTGCAGCCGACGGGTGTAGCCGACATTCGCAGCGCCGTCGAGTTCGCGCAGGAGCACGGCGGTCTGCTGCTCGCGGTGAAGTGCGGCGGCCACAGCTACTCCGGCCAGTCGACGTGCGACCGCGGCATGCAGATCGACCTCGTGCGGTTCCGCGACGTGCGCGTCGACCCCGTCGCACGTACGGCATGGGTGACTGGTGGCAGCCTGCTCGGTCAGGTCGATCACGAGACGATGGCCCACGATCTCGTGACACCGCTCGGCACCGTGTCGCACACCGGCGTCGGCGGACTCGTGACGGGCGGTGGGTTCGGTCGTCTCGGACGCAGGTTCGGTCTCGCCATCGACAATCTGCGCGGCGTGCACGTGGTCACCGCGGACGGTGAGCTCCGCCGTGCGAACGCGGAGGAGCATCCCGATCTGTTCTGGGGCGTCCGCGGTGGCGGCGGCAACTTCGGCATTGTCACGTCGTTCGAGTTCCGGCTCCATCCGATGCGGCGGCAGGTCATGGGCGGCAGCATCGTATTCCCCATCTCGCGTGCACGTGAGGTGCTCACGGTGTTCGGCGAGTACGGCCCCGAAGCGCCGGATGAGCTGAGCTTCGGATGCACGATGGTGCAGCCGCCGGGTGACGCGCCCGGCATCATCGAAATCGGCGTGTGCTACTCGGGCCGCACGAGCCTGCTCGACCAGGCGCTCGCACCGCTGCGCGCGATCGGTCAGCCGCTCAGCGACACCATCCGGCCCGTCGATTACGTTGCGCTTCAGCGCGCGGGCGACACGACCGATCCGCGCGCGATTACCGGCTACCTGAAGAGCGGCTTCATACGGCGACTCGGGCCCGACCTCGTCACGGCGATCGTCGATGGATTCCGCACCGATCCCCGGCGTACGACGGCGCTATTCTTTCAGCAGGCCAGCGGCGCAATCGGGCTGATCGCGCCCGATGCCACCGCGTTCTCGCAACGCGACGCGTTCGCGAACATGCTCGTCGCCTCCATGTGGCCGTTCGGCGAGGACGGATCGGAGCACATTCAGGCGACGCGCGAATACTGGAGCGGCCTCGAGCGGTTCACCTACGGCTTCTACGTCAACGATCTCGAGCCGGATATGACGCCCGCCACGATTCAGGCGACGTACCGGCACAACCACGAGCGGCTCGTGGCGGTGAAGCACCGCTACGATCCGACGAACCTGTTCCGGAT is a window from the Longimicrobiales bacterium genome containing:
- a CDS encoding FAD-binding protein — its product is METPDSKGEQVSHHVTGRFNIKRRTFVQSAAAAIATLSLPNPTVLASPNPRRAHIRADVEAVTGDGRTVILTDAALADLRARLRGSLLLADDPGYDDARLILNPAFDRHPALIVQPTGVADIRSAVEFAQEHGGLLLAVKCGGHSYSGQSTCDRGMQIDLVRFRDVRVDPVARTAWVTGGSLLGQVDHETMAHDLVTPLGTVSHTGVGGLVTGGGFGRLGRRFGLAIDNLRGVHVVTADGELRRANAEEHPDLFWGVRGGGGNFGIVTSFEFRLHPMRRQVMGGSIVFPISRAREVLTVFGEYGPEAPDELSFGCTMVQPPGDAPGIIEIGVCYSGRTSLLDQALAPLRAIGQPLSDTIRPVDYVALQRAGDTTDPRAITGYLKSGFIRRLGPDLVTAIVDGFRTDPRRTTALFFQQASGAIGLIAPDATAFSQRDAFANMLVASMWPFGEDGSEHIQATREYWSGLERFTYGFYVNDLEPDMTPATIQATYRHNHERLVAVKHRYDPTNLFRMNANVKPTVGRER